The genome window TCAGCTCCTTGAGCTTCCAGGAGAGGGTCAGCATGCTGTCGCCCGGCTCGGCGCGAAGGAGGATGCGTAGCTTTTTGGCAGCCGGGACCTTGTCGGTTTTGGCATCTTCCGACGTCTTGACGGTCGGTTTCAGCGGTTTCAGCGCTTGCCACCCATCCCCGGATTTCCTGGTCTCTTTGAGTTGGTCATCGGAGACCATCTCTTTGCCGAGGGGGAATTCCTGCTTCACCTCGCCGACGTAGACCCCCTCATCCGGCTGAGTTTCCTGGTCGGAAAGCGATGCAGCGCCGCCAAGGGCCGGGATGAAAAACAACAGAAGCCAAAGACCGATTACCTGCTTGAATCTACGCATCGGATCTCCCTTTCGCTGCCTGTTCCGGGTCTCCGCCCCCCATGGCGGGATGGCAGCCTGAAGCTGCATAAAAAAAAACAGCAACCCTTGAATCAAGAATCACTGCTTGGAAATGGTGATCCCAAGGGGACTTGAACCCCTGTTACCGACGTGAAAGGCCGGTGTCCTAACCACTAGACGATGGGACCGATATAAAATGACGAACGTATGAAAGGAAATATCGTTTATCCGTTAAGTACGGTACATTCCTTAAATGGCTGGGGTGCTAGGATTCGAACCTAGGGATGATGGAGTCAGAGTCCATTGCCTTACCGCTTGGCTACACCCCAACGACGCAATTACATAACAAATATATTGACGGCGGTCAAGCCTTTTCCGCTGCCAGGCGACCAAAGATCCACGATCATCGGGGGGAGATGCTCGCTGCCCCGGCCTCCATGGCCTTGACATTGGCGGGGATGAAGCGGTGGTTACGCTCGGGAAGCGCCTTCTTCAGTGCCTCGGCAAGGGATTCGAGCGATACGGCGCCGGTTTTGGCGGCATAGGCGCCGGCTGCGACCATGTTGACCATCCGCGGGTCGCCCAGCTCATTGGCAATATCGTTCATCGGTATGGGGTAGAGTTCCATGTCGTCCCGGTCAGCCCCGGAGCAGTCGACCAGGGATGCATTGACAATACAGACACCACCCTTTTTGACCTTGCCGACATATTTGTCAAAGGAAGCCTGGTTCAGGAGGATGGCCACCGACGGGTTGCCCACCACGGGAGAACCGACGTCGCCATCGGCGATGATGACGGTGCACATGGCAGCACCGCCCCGCTTCTCGACACCGTAGGCAGGGAAATAGGAAACGTTCTTCCCTTCCTTGATGGCAGCGAGGGAGAGGAGATTGCCGGCAAGCAGCACCCCTTGGCCGCCGAAACCGGCAATAAACAGATCATGACGCATACAGACCTCGTGCAGGACGATGGGCAAGGGTGAAACAGCAGCTCCACCGCTCGCCGTGTTCGCCCCTTCCGTTAGAGATTCTTGTCGTTCTTGTAGACCCCGAGTTGAAAATAGGGGATCATTTCCTGTTCGACCCGCTCGTTGGCCTGAAGCGGGGTCATTCCCCAGTTGGTGGGGCATGCGGAAAGCGCCTCGATAAACGAAAAGCCTGCCCCCTCGACCTGATAACGAAAGGCCTTGCGGATCTGCTTCTTGGCATCCATCAGGTTTTTCGGGTTATTGACGGCAACCCGTGCACTGAAGGCAACCCCGCCGAGTTGCGCCAGCAGTTCGGCCATCTTGAGCGGCGCACCATCCTTGGCCTGGTCCCGTCCATAGGGAGAGGTGGAGGTCTTCTGGCCGACCAGCGTGGTGGGGGCCATCTGCCCCCCGGTCATGCCGTAGGTGGTATTGTTCACGAAGATCACCGTGATCCCCTCCCCCCGGTTGGCGGCATGGATGATCTCGGAAGTGCCGATGGCAGCGAGATCGCCATCCCCTTGGTAGGTAAAGACGATGGAATCGGGACGCGCCCGCTTGACGCCGGTCGCCACAGCCGGGGCACGGCCATGGGGCGACTCCACCGCATCGATGTCGAAGTAGCTGTAGAGAAAGACGGAACATCCCACCGACGCGACGCCGATGGTCCGGTGCCGCACGTCGAACTCGTCCAAGGCCTCGGCAACGATCCGGTGGATGGTGCCGTGCTGGCAGCCGGGGCAGAAGTGGGTCTGGACATCCTTCAGGCTGGCCGGTCTCTTGAATATCTGTTGCATTGTATAACCTCGAAAATATGGACAGGAACCGATTGCTTCCGGCCATTGCCGCCGGCCGGGTTACCGTGGTCAGTAGTGCTTCCGAATCTGCTCGAAGAGCTCTTCCGGATTCGGCAACGACCCGGCGCCAGGCGGACGGCCATAGAACGAGACCCTGGTCCCCCCGGCAACGGCCAGCCTGACATCCTCCACCATCTGGCCGGCATTCAGTTCCACATCCAGGATATGCCCCACCCGTGCCGTCAGGTCGCGGAGCTGTTCCGCCGGAAAAGGGAAGAGTGTGATCGGCCGGAACAGGCCGACCTTGAGGCCGGCCTCGCGCGCCATGATGACTGCGGTCTTTGCAATCCGGGCGGCAGAACCGAACGCGGTGATGACCAGCTGGGCATCATCGGTCTGAAACTCCTCCCAACGCACCTCTTTCTTGGCCAGCTCTGCATAGCGGGCATGGAGACGCCAGTGGAAAGCCTCCATCTCGCCATCGCCAAGATAAAGCGATTTCACCACCCGCTGCTCCTGCCCCTCTTCCCTGCCCCGCACCACCCAGTCCTTGACCGGCAGCGCCATGGCCGGCCGGGGATGGGGCACCATCGACTCCTTCATCTGGCCGATCACCGAATCGGCGAACACCATGGCCGGCATGCGGTAGATGTCGGCCAAGTCAAAGGCGAGCATGGTCAAATCGTACATCTCTTGCACCGATGCCGGGGCGAGCACGATGATGTGATAGCCGCCATGCCCCCCTCCCTTTACCGCCTGGAAATAGTCGGCCTGGGAGGCATCGATCCCGCCGAGTCCGGGGCCGGCGCGGCAGATGTCGACGATCACGCCGGGGAGCTCGGACCCGGCCATGTAGGAGATCCCTTCCTGCTTGAGGGAGATCCCCGGACCGGACGAAGAGGTCATGGCCCGGACGCCGGTTGCGGATGCTCCCAGCAGCATGTTGATGGAGGCAATCTCGCTTTCCGCCTGGATGAATTCGCCACCCAGACGGGGGATCTCACGGGAGAGATATTCGGGGATATCGCTCTGAGGGGTGATGGGATAACCGAAATAATATCGGCACCCTGCCTCGATGGCAGCCATGGCCACTGCCTCGTTACCTTTTACGAACAACCGCGTCGTCAACTGATACCTCCAGGTTCCGGCAAAGTCATTAAGACGGACAACTGTATCTCCCTGTCCGGCCTGCCCCGCTCAGCAATCCACTTACTTGAAGACAGTGATGGCTACGTCAGGACAGATCTCGGCACAGAGCTTACAGCCGATGCATTTTTCCTGTAAAGGAGCTGCTGCGGGATGATAACCGTATGCATTGATCTTTTCACACAGTATCACAATGTTGTGGGGACAGACGGTAGTGCAGAGACCGCATCCTTTACAGCGCAACTCGTCAATCTCTATTCTAGGCATAACGGCTTTCCTTGTTCATGAAATGAAAGGCTGATTCGTTTCTCTAAAGATGAACTGACCAGTCAACTGAGCTTCACAGTAAGAAAAAAATAAGTAATCATAAAAAGTTACTTGATTTCCAAATAATATGTCGTTAAATAGGTACACAGTACGATTACAACCCCCTTATGGAGGAATGCATGGCACAGACACTGTTAGAACTGACGGCTAGTATTGTATCAGCACATGCTTCAGTGACAGAAATGTCAGGAGACGAACTCCTTCAGGAAATCCAGAGGGTCTTTTCGTCCCTGCAGGTTCTTGAAGGTGCTGCCCCGGATGCTGCCGGGGACCTTTCGGCAAAGGCTCCGACCATGAGTCTCAAGAAGGCGTTCCAGCCCGACCAGATTTTCTGCATGATCTGCGGCAAGGGCGGCATGAAGACCCTCACCCGGCACCTGTCGCAGGTTCACGGCATGAAACCCCGCGAATACCGGAAGCAGTTCGGTATCCCCACCAGCCAGTCGCTGACCGCCAAGAACTTCTCCGACGCCCGTCGCAAAATGGCCAACGAGCGGGGGCTGGCCGACAACCTGGCCAAGGCCAGGGCAGTCCGGGCCGCCAAGCTTGCCAAGGCCAAGGCGCCTGCTGCGGTCAAGACAAAGACGAGCAAGGCGAAAAAGGCCTGATCCGTAGCACCGCCGCATGACACAGAGAAACCCGACTGACTGGTCAGCCGGGTTTTTTATCATCCACGGCGATAAATACCGCATCTGTCCATCTGCACTGCTTCCCCGAACGTCAGAGCACCTTGTTCAGCGAATATTCGACAATCCCTTCGGCACCCAGCTTGATCAGTTTCGGCACGATCCGGCGTACCTCCTGCTCGGGGAGGATGCTCTCAATTGAGACCCAGTCGGATTTGTAGAGATGGGCAACCGTCGGGTTGTTGAGGCTCGGCAGAATCTCAGTGATCGCTTCCACGGCGCTGTTGGGGGCATTCATCTTCAGGCCGACCATCCCTTCCGCGGCAAGCGCGGATTTGAGCAGGGTGGCGATGGTTTCGATCTTTTCCCGCTTCCAGGGGTCTGCCCAGGACGCCTTGTTGGCGACCAGAACAGGCACCGATTCCATAAGGTCGCAGACGATCCGAAGGCCGTTGGCCTTGATCGTCGAACCGGTCTCCGTCACCTCGACGATGGCATCGCACAATCCGTCCACAACCTTTGCCTCAGTGGCTCCCCACGAAAATTCCACCGTGACCGGGATATTACGTTCGGCAAAATAGCGCTGGGTGAAGCCGACCAGCTCTGTCGAAATCGTCGCACCATGGAGGTCTTCGGGTTTTCCGACCTTCGAATCCTTGTTCACAACCAGCACCCAGCGCGCCGGTTTCCGCGAGACCTTGGAATAGACCATCTCGCAGA of Geobacter sp. contains these proteins:
- a CDS encoding 2-oxoglutarate oxidoreductase, translating into MQQIFKRPASLKDVQTHFCPGCQHGTIHRIVAEALDEFDVRHRTIGVASVGCSVFLYSYFDIDAVESPHGRAPAVATGVKRARPDSIVFTYQGDGDLAAIGTSEIIHAANRGEGITVIFVNNTTYGMTGGQMAPTTLVGQKTSTSPYGRDQAKDGAPLKMAELLAQLGGVAFSARVAVNNPKNLMDAKKQIRKAFRYQVEGAGFSFIEALSACPTNWGMTPLQANERVEQEMIPYFQLGVYKNDKNL
- a CDS encoding ATP phosphoribosyltransferase, which encodes MSNPLQFGIPKGSLENATVELFKKAGWQISISSRSYFPGVDDEEMNCKLIRPQEMGKYVERGTIDAGIAGRDWVRENESDVVEVCEMVYSKVSRKPARWVLVVNKDSKVGKPEDLHGATISTELVGFTQRYFAERNIPVTVEFSWGATEAKVVDGLCDAIVEVTETGSTIKANGLRIVCDLMESVPVLVANKASWADPWKREKIETIATLLKSALAAEGMVGLKMNAPNSAVEAITEILPSLNNPTVAHLYKSDWVSIESILPEQEVRRIVPKLIKLGAEGIVEYSLNKVL
- the vorB gene encoding 3-methyl-2-oxobutanoate dehydrogenase subunit VorB, yielding MTTRLFVKGNEAVAMAAIEAGCRYYFGYPITPQSDIPEYLSREIPRLGGEFIQAESEIASINMLLGASATGVRAMTSSSGPGISLKQEGISYMAGSELPGVIVDICRAGPGLGGIDASQADYFQAVKGGGHGGYHIIVLAPASVQEMYDLTMLAFDLADIYRMPAMVFADSVIGQMKESMVPHPRPAMALPVKDWVVRGREEGQEQRVVKSLYLGDGEMEAFHWRLHARYAELAKKEVRWEEFQTDDAQLVITAFGSAARIAKTAVIMAREAGLKVGLFRPITLFPFPAEQLRDLTARVGHILDVELNAGQMVEDVRLAVAGGTRVSFYGRPPGAGSLPNPEELFEQIRKHY
- a CDS encoding 4Fe-4S dicluster domain-containing protein, with amino-acid sequence MPRIEIDELRCKGCGLCTTVCPHNIVILCEKINAYGYHPAAAPLQEKCIGCKLCAEICPDVAITVFK
- a CDS encoding MucR family transcriptional regulator, whose protein sequence is MAQTLLELTASIVSAHASVTEMSGDELLQEIQRVFSSLQVLEGAAPDAAGDLSAKAPTMSLKKAFQPDQIFCMICGKGGMKTLTRHLSQVHGMKPREYRKQFGIPTSQSLTAKNFSDARRKMANERGLADNLAKARAVRAAKLAKAKAPAAVKTKTSKAKKA
- a CDS encoding 2-oxoacid:ferredoxin oxidoreductase subunit gamma produces the protein MRHDLFIAGFGGQGVLLAGNLLSLAAIKEGKNVSYFPAYGVEKRGGAAMCTVIIADGDVGSPVVGNPSVAILLNQASFDKYVGKVKKGGVCIVNASLVDCSGADRDDMELYPIPMNDIANELGDPRMVNMVAAGAYAAKTGAVSLESLAEALKKALPERNHRFIPANVKAMEAGAASISPR